One genomic region from candidate division WOR-3 bacterium encodes:
- a CDS encoding ATP-binding cassette domain-containing protein, which translates to MIEVKNLYKYYGEDPALLGISFNVEKGEILGFLGPNGAGKTTTLRIITGFLYPTSGEVLIDGKKIKEDPLYCKKKLGYLPEDNPLYTDLTPREYLSFCAEARGIENKNKKLEEVMEKTQIKEVWEKPIGELSKGYRQRVGIAQALLHDPEVLIMDEPTTGLDPVQIIEIRNLIKELSREKTILLSTHILPEVEMLASRVIIIHKGIIRAEGNPRELSKKFRSKEIYFALKGDEKEIREKMNKLDFISSYEIEKRGEAVYGKFLPKENGDPREKFAKFAYENKFLILELYSKSLGLEEVFVELMKEEG; encoded by the coding sequence ATGATTGAAGTTAAAAACCTTTATAAATATTACGGTGAGGATCCTGCTCTTCTTGGCATATCCTTTAATGTGGAAAAGGGAGAAATTTTAGGATTTTTGGGACCCAATGGAGCAGGTAAAACGACAACATTAAGAATAATTACAGGATTCCTTTATCCAACAAGCGGGGAAGTGCTTATTGATGGAAAAAAGATTAAGGAAGACCCTTTATACTGTAAAAAGAAGCTTGGTTATTTACCTGAGGATAATCCCCTTTATACCGATTTAACTCCAAGAGAGTATTTAAGTTTCTGTGCAGAAGCAAGGGGAATTGAAAACAAGAATAAAAAACTGGAAGAGGTGATGGAAAAAACCCAGATAAAAGAAGTGTGGGAAAAACCAATAGGTGAACTTTCAAAGGGTTATAGACAGAGGGTCGGAATAGCTCAAGCTCTTTTACATGACCCTGAAGTGCTTATAATGGATGAGCCCACAACAGGTCTTGATCCTGTTCAGATAATTGAAATAAGAAATTTAATTAAAGAATTATCAAGGGAAAAAACAATTTTACTTTCTACCCATATACTTCCTGAAGTTGAAATGCTTGCATCCAGAGTTATAATAATTCATAAGGGAATAATAAGAGCTGAGGGAAATCCTCGTGAACTTTCAAAGAAATTCAGATCAAAGGAAATATATTTTGCTTTAAAAGGAGATGAAAAAGAAATAAGGGAAAAGATGAATAAATTAGATTTTATTTCCTCTTATGAGATTGAAAAAAGAGGTGAAGCAGTTTACGGTAAATTTTTGCCTAAGGAAAATGGAGATCCAAGAGAAAAATTTGCAAAATTTGCCTATGAAAATAAATTTTTGATACTTGAACTTTATTCAAAATCTCTTGGGCTTGAAGAAGTTTTTGTTGAATTGATGAAGGAGGAAGGATAA
- a CDS encoding GldG family protein gives MKRERLFLIAGILAFLNLILLNIFFRNFVYRVDITQNRIYTLHSVTKEVLRELKDFVNIEIYMSSKLPPEMNPYKQDLFDLLEEYRNYSNGLLRYTVFYPDKDPNIQSKARRLGIPEITFNVVEKDQVKVVNGNFGLLIFYKDKKETIPVLTETENLEYDLTSKILKMKEGDNLRTVGLLFLGLKQENYNIIRRELEKLYRVRNVSLISKIPEDINLLLIFGIKKLLPKELFYLDQFILRGGKAVFFLQPVDINYENFVTKPMFEKDLEFLRNYGISLKPNLVKDPTIPFIPMMSEGRALLVPYYYFVKILPKNIKHQFARNLEQLVLTWPSAIDTLSNENKAFKYTYIFTSTKNAYRKEGGFSIHPFAQEPPPPKEELKKYLFSLMVSSKFKSVFLNDTSLFKNWTDFKNEDTTGFIKESKEENKIVFVGNAIFLQDNFVQMYPDNGIFLMNIVNAFALGKDISEIKAREISERPIKNLNNMQKFLFQNGITFGIPLIVFIFGIVRSSIRRIKKKKFSEIKKEEKND, from the coding sequence ATGAAAAGGGAAAGATTATTTTTGATTGCGGGAATACTTGCCTTTTTAAATTTAATTCTTTTAAATATATTTTTTAGAAATTTTGTATATAGAGTTGATATCACACAGAACAGGATTTACACTCTCCATTCTGTAACCAAAGAAGTATTAAGAGAATTAAAGGATTTTGTGAATATAGAAATCTATATGTCAAGTAAACTTCCTCCTGAGATGAATCCTTATAAACAGGATTTATTTGATTTACTGGAAGAATACAGAAACTATTCCAATGGTCTTTTGAGATATACTGTATTTTATCCTGATAAAGACCCGAATATACAGTCAAAAGCAAGAAGGCTTGGTATCCCTGAAATTACCTTTAATGTGGTTGAAAAGGATCAGGTTAAAGTTGTTAATGGAAATTTTGGACTTCTCATATTTTATAAGGACAAAAAGGAAACTATCCCTGTTTTAACAGAAACCGAGAATCTTGAGTATGATTTGACTTCTAAAATTTTAAAAATGAAGGAAGGAGATAATTTAAGAACAGTGGGACTTTTATTTCTTGGTTTAAAGCAGGAAAATTATAACATAATAAGAAGAGAACTGGAAAAATTATACAGAGTCAGAAATGTTAGTCTTATAAGTAAAATACCTGAGGATATAAATTTACTTTTAATTTTTGGTATTAAAAAACTTTTACCGAAGGAACTCTTTTATCTTGATCAGTTTATTTTAAGAGGAGGAAAAGCTGTATTTTTCTTACAGCCTGTAGATATAAATTATGAAAATTTTGTAACAAAACCAATGTTTGAAAAAGATCTTGAATTTTTGAGAAATTATGGAATTTCTTTAAAACCTAATCTTGTTAAAGATCCAACAATTCCCTTTATTCCTATGATGTCAGAAGGTAGGGCGCTTCTTGTTCCTTACTATTATTTTGTAAAAATTTTACCTAAAAACATAAAACATCAATTTGCAAGAAATCTTGAACAACTTGTTTTAACTTGGCCTTCTGCAATTGATACACTTTCAAATGAAAATAAAGCTTTTAAATATACCTACATTTTTACATCAACAAAGAATGCTTATAGAAAGGAAGGAGGATTTTCTATTCATCCTTTTGCTCAAGAGCCTCCTCCACCCAAGGAAGAACTTAAAAAATATTTATTTAGCCTTATGGTGAGTTCAAAATTTAAATCAGTTTTCTTAAATGATACAAGTTTATTTAAAAACTGGACTGATTTTAAAAATGAGGATACGACAGGATTTATAAAAGAATCAAAGGAGGAAAATAAAATAGTTTTCGTTGGAAATGCTATCTTTCTTCAGGATAACTTTGTTCAGATGTACCCTGACAATGGTATATTCCTTATGAATATTGTGAATGCATTTGCTCTTGGTAAAGATATTTCAGAAATTAAAGCAAGAGAAATAAGTGAAAGACCCATTAAGAACTTAAATAACATGCAGAAGTTTCTTTTCCAAAATGGGATAACTTTTGGAATACCCTTAATTGTATTTATTTTTGGAATAGTTAGGTCTTCAATTAGAAGGATAAAAAAGAAAAAATTCTCTGAAATTAAAAAGGAGGAAAAAAATGATTGA
- a CDS encoding DUF4340 domain-containing protein — MIEKHIRILGITFLILFILVLLTESPAFKKARMPKEIEVSGEFKEENIGKIVLSRENQNLELRKINGLWTVTKDTLIKTADKEKINRLIENLGSLKGKVIGKSESEFPSYEVDDKKGTYVSLFDIGGKKLLEIIVGKNGPDYLTNFVRIPGKKEVILVEKSIKPHVSNLDIEAWRNRRITDFKPEDVERVEYIDKEQRFMFYREGDKWILDSPEINAVQSKIQNYIRVLSSIYSMNFIDSLNVKEYSSKDPFLSLNITLKNGEKQGFKVIEKLDENKYVVKREGDDFTLYTLAKNFVETSLKKDKDWFTYEGEKEEVKKIEEVKKQETKKKK, encoded by the coding sequence ATGATTGAAAAACATATAAGGATTTTAGGTATTACTTTTTTAATACTTTTTATCCTTGTTCTTTTGACTGAAAGTCCTGCTTTTAAAAAGGCAAGAATGCCTAAGGAAATTGAAGTCTCAGGAGAATTTAAAGAAGAAAATATAGGGAAAATTGTTTTAAGTAGGGAAAATCAAAATCTCGAATTAAGAAAAATAAATGGATTATGGACAGTTACTAAAGACACATTGATTAAAACTGCTGATAAGGAAAAAATCAATCGTCTTATAGAGAATTTGGGTTCTCTTAAAGGAAAAGTTATTGGAAAAAGTGAATCAGAGTTCCCTTCTTACGAGGTTGACGATAAAAAGGGAACATATGTAAGTCTTTTTGATATAGGGGGAAAAAAATTACTTGAAATTATAGTTGGTAAAAATGGTCCTGATTATTTAACAAACTTTGTAAGAATTCCAGGGAAAAAAGAAGTTATTCTTGTTGAAAAATCAATTAAACCTCATGTGTCAAATCTTGATATTGAGGCTTGGAGAAATAGAAGAATAACAGATTTTAAACCAGAGGATGTAGAAAGGGTTGAGTACATAGATAAAGAGCAGAGATTTATGTTTTATAGGGAAGGTGATAAATGGATTCTTGATTCCCCTGAAATTAATGCAGTTCAGAGTAAAATTCAGAACTACATAAGAGTGCTCAGTTCTATTTATTCAATGAATTTTATAGATTCACTTAATGTTAAAGAATATTCATCAAAAGATCCCTTTTTATCCCTAAATATTACATTAAAAAATGGAGAAAAACAGGGCTTTAAAGTAATTGAGAAACTTGATGAGAATAAGTATGTTGTAAAGAGGGAGGGTGACGATTTTACTCTGTATACTCTTGCTAAAAACTTTGTGGAAACATCTTTAAAAAAGGATAAGGATTGGTTTACTTATGAAGGAGAGAAAGAAGAGGTTAAGAAAATAGAGGAAGTTAAAAAGCAAGAAACAA
- a CDS encoding ABC transporter permease subunit, with protein sequence MKGIKAIFKKEFLSYFNSTIGYLWLIVFSWLNFWLFFRGFFLMPEADLRPMFNMFPVLFIIFIPAITMRLWAEEKKLGTIEILLSLPLRIEEIIIGKFLAAISFFGLSLLLTLPLPIILSFLGNLDWGRVLSGYLGAFLLGSTFISLGMFLSGFTKNQIVAFILAAAFSFILYIIGEEAILSFISGFWAELLQNFSVKTHFESISRGVIDLRDIIYYFSFISLFIYANYLHLEVAR encoded by the coding sequence ATGAAGGGTATAAAAGCAATATTTAAAAAAGAATTTTTATCATATTTTAATTCTACAATCGGTTATCTCTGGCTTATAGTATTTTCGTGGTTAAATTTCTGGCTTTTTTTCAGAGGATTTTTCTTGATGCCTGAAGCTGACTTAAGACCTATGTTTAATATGTTCCCTGTTTTATTTATAATTTTTATACCTGCAATTACAATGAGACTCTGGGCAGAAGAGAAAAAACTCGGAACCATTGAAATTCTTTTATCTCTTCCCTTAAGAATTGAAGAAATAATAATTGGGAAATTTCTTGCAGCTATTTCCTTCTTCGGTCTCTCTTTACTTTTGACATTACCTCTTCCAATTATTTTATCATTTCTCGGTAATTTAGACTGGGGGAGAGTTTTATCAGGTTATCTTGGTGCTTTTCTCCTTGGTTCAACCTTTATATCCTTGGGTATGTTTTTATCAGGGTTTACTAAAAATCAAATAGTAGCCTTTATTCTTGCTGCAGCTTTTTCTTTTATACTTTACATAATAGGTGAAGAGGCTATACTTTCTTTTATATCAGGATTCTGGGCTGAACTTTTGCAGAATTTTTCAGTTAAAACTCATTTTGAAAGCATTTCAAGGGGTGTAATTGATTTAAGAGATATAATTTATTATTTTTCCTTTATATCCCTTTTTATATACGCTAATTATCTTCATCTGGAGGTGGCAAGATGA